Within the Oryctolagus cuniculus chromosome 19, mOryCun1.1, whole genome shotgun sequence genome, the region CCCTGCTGGCATGTGGGATCATGAACTCACGCTGGGTGGCTCGAGAACCATTTTCTGtcctttacttgaaaggcagagtgacagggagaggaggggtcAGTGGATCGaccccatctgccggttcactctccaagggcctgcaacggccagggctgggccaggctgagccaggggcttcatccgggtctcctgtgttgggtcatcttccactgccttcccaagagcgTTAGCAGCCAGACAGCCCCAGCTGGCTCTGGAGCCGTGCTCCGTGCGTGCCGTGTGAATGGACCCTTTCAGGCGTGGCTGCTCACTCTGGTCCTTGCTCCTGGCAGCCTGGAGGACCTGCGGGCCCTGCAGGGCAAGTCTTTTCTCCTGGATCCCTTGTTGCCGGAGCTGTTGGTGTTTCCCGCGCACACGGACCTGCACGAGCACCCGCTGTACCAGGCCGGTCACCTCATCCTACAGGACAAGGTGGGGAAgccgggaggcagagggaggggtgtgcgtgtgtgcgcggcCCGGGGCCTCTGCTCACCCAGCCACTGTGCCCTGTCCTGCTAGGCCAGCTGCCTCCCGGCCACGCTGCTGGCGCCCCCACCCGGGGCCCACGTCATCGATGCCTGTGCCGCCCCAGGCAATAAGACCAGTCACTTGGCGGCTCTTCTGAAGAACCGGGGGTGAGGCTGCgaccaggagagggaggggtaggGTCTGTACCCCACTCGGGACCCCCAGGGTGCTGCCTTGGGTTCGGGTTACTGGCGTGTGTCTGGCAGCTGTGGCTCTCCGGTGTCTCCTGAGCTTCCCCGGTCACCCCACCTCTGCCCTTCCCAGGAAGATCTTTGCCTTTGACCTCGACGCCAAGCGGCTGGCGTCAATGGCCACGCTGCTGGCGCGGGCTGGTGTCTCCTGCTGCGAGCTGGCTGAGAAGGACTTCCTGGCAGTGTCGCCCTCCGATGAGCGCTACCGGCAGGTCGAGTACATCCTGCTGGACCCGTCCTGCAGCGGCTCCGGTGAGGCGGGGGAGGCGTGGTGGGGGCTCTCCTGGGTTTTAGTTTCTACTCCCCAATGGCCTTGGGACCCCTGACATGTGCTCTTCCTCCTCAGGGATGGTGACCAGACAGCTGGaggagcctggggcaggtgcacccaGCCCGGAGCGCCTGCGGGCACTGGCGGGGTTCCAGCAGCGAGCCCTGTGCCACGCGCTCACCTTCCCCGCCCTGCAGCGCCTCGTCTACTCCACGTGTTCCCTGTGCCAGGAGGAGAACGAGGACGTGGTGCAGGCGGCCCTGCAGCAGAGCCCAGGCACCTTCAGGTACGGCAGTGGGTGCAGCGGGCTCTgtcgcccccgccccggcctgcgCCCCCTCCCTCCGGGCCCTTGCCCCGCCCCGGCCTGCGCCACCCCCCCCGCCCGGGCCTGAGCCGCTGCTCTCCGCAGGCTCGCTCCTGTgctccctgcctggccccaccGAGGCCTCGGCACTTTCCCAGGTGCTGAACACTGCCTCCGGGCCTCCCCCGAGACCACCCTCACCGGCGGCTTCTTCGTTGCTGTCTTCGAAAGGGTGCAAGTACCCAGGTGAGGGCGTGGGTAGGGGATGGGGCCTGCCGGGAGGATgctggatggggtggggggcacacgTAACTTGGGGCCGTTTCTTCTAGCtcagcctcccaggccacagcgtcGCCCCCGGAACCACTCAGCCCAGGCCCCAAGAGGAAGAAGAGACGGCGGAAAGCGGCAGGTGACCCCTGCGCCGCACCGGGGCCGTAGCAGCGGCTGTGCTGTCCCCCAGCGGCTGGACCCGGTGGCTGTCCCCGGGAAAGAAAAGGCAGGACAGGGCCTGAGATCGATCACAGTTTTTTATTCTTAATGACATAAGCAAGGAGAAAAATCTCACATTCATACTAAAAATTCCAACTAGACTCAACAGGAATTACATCCGTGTGTCCGTAACGGGAAGCCCCTGCCGGCGCACGCCATCCACTCACCCTCTCACTCACTCGGGCCCTGCAGGGGCCCCTGGCCGCTGGCCTGCCTGTGCAGGTGCAGCTGAGGTAAAGTGGCCGGGCGCGACACCtgcaggcggggtggggggggggtcacgCCTACATCACATTGTTCCTAAAACAGCCCCAGGAGCGGCCCGGGCCACGCACAGGCAGAACTCACTACGCTACTCCTAGTCAGCATTTACACTTAACCACCTCAGTGAACCAAGCTTGAAGGAATTTAAAAGGCAATTTAgcttaaatacaaaaataaatttttattttgttaaaaaatgtttaaatatttttttaatttagacaCACGCATTCACACTTCTCCCAAAGAGGCTGGGCTGGCAGCAAGGCgcctgggcctgggggaggggcggtgttggggcacctgtgtgggaagagcGGCCAGGTCACCTTGGGTCGTGGGCCATCACGTCAGGTCTCCTGACGCGGACGGGGGTGCCTGCCTCCATGGAGGGCTCTGCTTCCCCCGGCCCATCCTCGTGGGCTGCCAGCCCTTAGAGTGAGAACACCACTGGAGAATTCAGGAGTCAGCACGCGTGGCCGTGAAGCGGTGTTACCGCCACGTTCAATTAGCGAGGCCCCAGGACAGTCGGGAAACAAGTCCGGCACTACCAACATGCCGCCACTCATACGATTTGATTCTTCCTCCAAACTCGGTTCAAAGAGCGATAGACACGCGCATCGGACTAGTGACACAGGACAAGGCTTAGAACGTACAATCCCCGAGAGGCAGACACAGCCCGGAGGTGGGCGCGGCGTCTCCCCCCCGATCTGCCAGGCTAACAGTCTTCAGCCGCCGAGCTCTTAGGGGGAGACGAAAACACTGAGTGACCTGGCAGGAGGGGACGGGGCAGCGGGAGCGGCACCCTCTGGGGGCTCCAAGGCAAAGCTAGATTCAAGGTCATTCAAGAGGGAAAATCCTGCGAGGAACAGAGCAgcgagaaacagggagagagggtcCCCTCGGGGGCCCGCGGGGGAGCCACTTCCTCCAGCCCAGCCAGGCAAGGTCAAGCTTCAGGCAGCCCGCTCCCAGTCCCGTCCAGTGTGCACGGGGCTCCCGGGGGAGGCGGGAGGCAGGGGCTCACCAGGGCGACTGTTCAAGTCAAGGGCCAGCCCCCGCCgctgcccctccctgctggcGGCCGAGGCCGGAGGTCTGGGAGAAGTTTACTCAATCAACTCCAAGGGTCAGAGGCTCTTCCTGGCAGGCAGAGTCCGGGCCTGGGTGCCGGGtgggacgggggtggggtgggggggaggtgggagacaggCAGGAGACCGAGGCTACTTCTTGCGAGTGTGCTGCCTTCGGGCCTGCAGTCGCTGTCGGGCCCCTGGGGTTTTAGATCCCGCACCAATGGAGAAGGAAGGGGCCGCCGACCCTGGAAAGAGTCAATGACATATCAGGATGGCCGGTGCCCGGGTTCCTCACCTCCAGCgcgcaggcaggggtggggcgccCATCGCGAGAGCCTGGAAGCCAAGCCCACTGCTGCTTACCGAAAGCTCCCACGCCGACGAAGCCCTGGGTGGGCGTGGAGGACGCCCCGAAGGACAGGCTGCTGCCCGACGCGCCCACTCCGGGGGCAGAGGCGTTCTGACCAAAGGTGGGCGTGGAGGTGCCTAGAAGCAGATGGCAGAGCACTGTGGAGCCGCGGGGGCAGCGGGCACCGCCCCGGCTTCCTCAGAGTTCTGTGCAGCTGCAGAGTGGGGTCGGTCCCTGTCCCCTCGGCTGCCACCGCACAGCACAGCACTCAGCAGGTCCCAGCTTCCACCAGGACTAATCCTCGTTAGCATCCCCACAAAACCCACCGCTGTGGCCCACGGCTGTCCTCACGGTACCTGCCCTCTCCAAGGCAGGCCAGGCTTTCTGGTGCTCACGACTCAGGGCCcaaggtgtgtgtgggggcgtCTGCCTGCTCCCCAATGCTGTTTCCACCCCCCCCATCCTCATCAGCTCCGTGTCCTTGCCGGTTCACCTGGTAACCGCCACGCGGTTCCCTGTCCTCATCTGTCACCAGTGTTGATGGCCTTACTGTGTGGTCTCTCGACCTCGCTGCCTGAATCtgctcctctgcccagcctgccACGTGTCCGAACCCCAGGCCCCACGGTGCTGCACACCGCGCCCTCCCTGCACCCCGGCTCCTACATTCCTCCAGCTTGTTgagaccagggagctctggccctCTGGCAGGGCTGGCCCAAGCCGCAGCAGGTGAGCTCCAGCCAGCTGCCTGCACATCTCTGCTGCACCAGTAAACTTGCTGGGGAGACAGTGCCGACTGCTCCCCTTTAATTCACAAGGACAGCTTCCCCGCCCAAAGGGGCCCATCCCTCACACCCTCCCCCACTCCGTTCCCAGCAACCCAGCCTCCCTGAAGCGAACTTGATCACTCCACGCATGCTGCCAATCCCGCAACCACCTCCACGCTGCCTGCTTCACCCTCGCTCgcgcctcctccgcctcctccgccTCTAACCCTCTTCGCCACGCCCGCGATTCTACCCCCCATCACAAGGTGGCGCCCTCGCAGAGCCCCGCCCCACGCAGCTGCACCTGCAGTCACTGGCCACGCCCCTCCACGTGCTGCTTACCGCAGGCTCCCAAGGAGACCGCGCCAGCCAGATCCCCAGTCTTACCTCCGAACACAGGCTTGCTCTCCGGCGTGCTGGCCATGTTGAAGGCAAAGGGGTTGGTCTGGGTGGGGGCCCCCAGGCTGTTCTGACTCAAGGCCCCCCCGAAGGGTGTGGCAGTGCCTGTGGCCCCACTCTGTCCGGCGCCGAAGCTGAACGCTCCCGAGGTGGAGCTGGCGCCTGGGGTGGCCACGCTGAGCCCAAAGCCCCCACCGCCAGCTGGGGCGGCTGGCCCCCCGAACGTGAAGGGCGACGGAGTCGTGCTGCCGAACACGGTGCTACTGGTCCCGCTGCTGGTGGTCGGCGTGGCCGCCCCGAAGGAGAACACCGCAGTGGTGCTGCCGAAGGCGGGCTGGGTGCTGGCAGGGGCGCCAAAGGCGGCAGCCGTGGCTTTCAGACCCCCGAAGGAGGACTGCGTGGCACTGCCGAACGCCGGCTGGCCAGTGGCCAGCACCGGCGCTGCACTTGGGGCCGGGGCTGCCGAGTTCCCGAAGCTGAAAGAGCTGCCGAAGCTCGGGGCGAGGGCTGGCTTGGcggcccctggctgctgcccctCCACGGCCCCGAACGTGGGCTGGGGGTTGGCTCCGGGGTACGCCGGGGCGGCGGGCTTGGTGCTCGAGCCGAAGGGAATGTTGAACGCCGGGGTGGTCGTGCTACTGAACGTCAGCGTGGGCTggctgggggcggcgggggccgAGGTGCTGAGGGAGCCGAAGCCGCCGAAGCCGGCCGTGCTGCTGGCCGCTGTGTGGGCAGCGCTGGGGAGGGATTGGCCGAaggtggcggcggcggccgaggTGGGCACGGCAGGCTTGCCGAACTGGAACATGGAGCCCACGGCTGGGGTGAAGCTGGCGGCGGAGGCGGGGGGCGCCCCGAAGAGGAACGGCTGTGCCGCGGTGGAGGCAGTGGTGCTCGTGCCGCCGCCCACGCCAAAGCCAAACGCTGGCTTCGCGGAGTCCGCGGACGAAGTGGTGGTGACGCAGGCCGCCGCGGAGCTGGCAGCAGCCAGGCCCGTGAAGAGAGGGGCGGTGGCGGCTGTGGTGGCGGCGGCTGTGGTGGTCTGCTTAAAGGAGAAGGGCGTGGCCGAGGGCACGGGCGCAGGCAGCCCCGAGCTGCCGAAGATGGGCTTGAAAGTGAGGGTGGAGGCGCTGGTCGTGGTCGGGGCAGGGGCACTGGCAGCTGCCGCGGTGGTGACCGGGGGGCCTGGTGGCGAGGGGCCCTCGCTCTCGCTTTTAGGCGTGGCCACGAACATGGGCTTGAACATGGGGGAGGCTGTGGTCGTGGCGGGGGCAgtgggggcggtgggggtggcaggggtggcaggggcggggggctgaGCGGGCAGGGAGCACAGTGCGCGCAGCAgtgtgctgggtgggggtgagggctcggcctgaggggctgcaggggccttGGGGGTGTCGGTGACGGGTGtcggggcaggagcagggcttaGCCCCAGGAGCGGCGCTGCAGGCTTGGAGTCGGAAGACGTGCCCGCGAGGGGCTCCGCCTGGGAACAGCTGGCCGGGGCCGGTGGGCTGGGCGTCTTCGGAGGCGGAGGGGTGGCCGTGGCCGCAGCTCCAGCGGATTCTGGGAAGAGTGGGAAGGGAAGGCAGCTCTGAAGGCAGGCTGTGCTGTGCTCTGCTCTGGTGCCTGCCGCGGTACTAGGGACACGCGAGGCCGTGGACAGACACGACTCAGAGGGCGCTCCAGGTCCGTCAGAGGGTGCAGTGGGGAACATCTGCCCCCAGAGACCCCGAGTGCAGCCCCACGTGCAGAGCACGCAGCCGGGAAGAAACCGCGACAGCTGCGGGTGCGAGTGGCAGACCCGGAAAGACCCCCAGGGACAGGGGCCACCATGAGGCCGGCCCGTCGCCCAGCAGGCACACGCAGCACTGACCCCGCAGACACCGGGGGAGTGGCATTCTTGCTTTACAGATGGAGGGCTCGGAGCAGACAGGGAACTCGGTTTCAAATCTAGGGTCAGAAACCAAGCCGCTTCCCCAGGGCCACATGGGGCCGCCACCTCCCCTCAACTCCCTGGGAAGCGACAGCGAGACCTCGAGCTTGTGCCcgctcaggggctggcgctgtgctacagcgagttaagctgccgtctgcaatgctggctccccgctaatgcacctgggaaagcagcagcaggtggcccaaagtgcttgggcccctgcaccggcgtaggaagctccaggctcctggcttcacctggcccagcccctgccgttgcagtcatctggggcgtgaaccagtggatggaagagctcgctctctgcctctgttactttgccttggAAAGAACTAGGTCTTTGTATAAAAACCACCCCAGGCCGAGAGTGACCGCAGGGCGCTCTGGCCTCGGCCGGCGTGGCTCACCTGGCGCGGCTGGCGGGCCCGGGCAGCTCTGCATCTTCTTCAGGCTCTCCAGCAGTGGGTTGGCGCTGGGGGCCGGCAGGCTGGCTGGCGAGGCTGCAGTGGCGGCAGGGACcgggggggcggcggcggcggcggtgggggcgggggcaggcagggagaaggTCAGAGGCGCCTGGCTGCTGGGGGGGTTCTCAGGTGCGGAGTCGGAGGCCGCATCTAGGGAAGACGACCAGACTCAGCCAGCCTCCGCTGGGCTGCCCAGGGACACGGAGGGCGTGGGGCGGCGCGCAGGTCCGCCATCCCAGATGCTGCCCCGGCCGCCGTCCACTGCTCTCCAGGTCTCAGCGATCAGGGGCAAAGACAAACAGGAAGCACGGGTCCCTTtctgtgcctgccctccctcccccagacaAGAAGccctcgggggtgggggtgggggcaaacCTTCTGGGATGCACCTGTCCTCCGCTCCTTACCAGTCGTGTCCTCCAGGACCTTGTTGAACCACTGCAACGAAGCTTTCTTCTCCATGTCAAAGTCTTCAGCAGTGACAGCATAGccgagctggggcgggggcggctgcGCGGACAAGAGGGAGAAGTCAGGCCTGGCAGGGCACGCCGGAAGGGACACGCACTCAGCCTGCTGGAGACAGCAGCGGGACGCGAGGGCGGGCAGGAGACACGGATGAGACTATACCAGGGTCAGCTGTTCCCCTCGACGGGACGGCAGCAGCTGAATCTTCCGCTTACGCTGCCCAGAGCTGCCAGGTGTGGAGGGAGAGCTCCCCGGGCTTTGTTTCTTCCACGTGGCCGTGTCTGCAGCTGGAGAAAGAAACACAGACTTGGGCGGGGCTCTGAGCACGTCACGTCGCAAGCCTGGGCGCGGTGTGTGGGCCTTTGGTGCTGCCTCAGGAGGGGATTCATGGAGTTTTCAGGGACCGCAGCGAGGGCTCAGGAGAGCAGGAGGCCCCCTTGTGGGCTTGCTCCTTCCGCACGGAGCTGTGCTCCCTTTCCGCTCCCTCACCAGGCCGTGAGGCCCCCACCAGGgggcagaacagctggggctgcctcCAAAGTAGGAGCCAGGCCAGTGTTTTTTCTCTGGAAAATACCCAGCCTCAGATACTCCATTCCAGCAACAGGGAAGGACGGATGGGAAGGTCTGGTCTGCAGACTTGGTTAACAAGCGCTTTCAGTCCATCTCTGAGAAGATTCTATTTTCCACAGTTTGGACACGGGGGCGGTAGCAGCAAGAGTATTTCTAACAGGGAAGAGGACGTGGACAGACACTTGAGGTACCAGGGTAAGAGCAGAAAACGGCTCCAAATGCTGCCCTGCAACTGCCTACCAGACTAACCCCCTACAGGGCTCAGTGCCTCCAGCTGCGCCTGTCTGTCTCGGTTGGTGTGTGTCACCTTTGTCCTCATCACACTAGAAGCTCTGCGAGACAAGGACTTCTCTGCCTGTGTCTAGCGTGCCCTGCACATCACAAGGCTCACACATTTTTCAAGGCGTATTAATCCGCACACCCTTCAGACACACTTTTCCCATGGCCGCTCCTGCTCGCTTGTCAACTTACCCCTTTCTCCCTGGGACTCCTTGTCCGTCACCAATGGAGGTGATGAGCTGGAATGATgccccatctcctcctctctgcagggCACAGAGGCAGGAGTTAGTTCAGAATGAACTCTAGACCAAAGTGCTGGATCACTTCTTATACCCTCCTAACCACCAAGTGGCCAACGCCCAGAACGACCACAATGTATGGCCCGAAGATGTcagaaaaagaagtcagaacACGATTCCTACAGACAAGCAGGGAGAAACCaccataggggccggcgccagttctagtccaggctgctcctcttccaatccagctctctgctatggcccgggaaagcagtagatgacccaagtccttgggcctctgcaccagagtgggagattgggaagaggctcctggctcctgatcagcacagctctggccattgcagccatttggggagtgaaccagcggaaggaagacctttctgtctcttcctcttactgtctgtaactctacctctcaaataaataaataaataataaaaaaaaccaccATAAAGTAACATTCTTCCAAATCTTCCAACCTGCCAAGTTCCTGGGAATCCTGGACACAGACCCGCTGACCCGTGAGGGCGTGGAGCTCTGGGGCGTGGGAAGCACCTGGAGGGCCAGCTGCTGCCCACGGACACGCTCCTCCGCAGGCGGCCTCCACTCTCGCACCTGTCCCTCCCACTGGGGCACGAGGAGGCAGAGCCGAAGGCCTTGCAGCCAGTGTGAGCCCGCAGGAGCcaacagcagccctgggagccccTCGCTGTCCTCCTCTtgtggcccacatccttggaaaAGAGTTGAGGgcactctccctcctctcccctctcacaCAGCCGCTGAAGAGAGTGCTCCTTACCTGGTCTTCTTTGCTGGTCTCTCTGGCGTCTGGGAGCGGGAGGAGGCCGGGCTAGAGAAGGGGGATGACGTGGGGCCGCTCTTCTTCCACAGCTGAAAGGCAAAGGGAGTGGCCGCAGTGAGCCTGCCGGCAGCGGGCACAGAGCCCTCAGCACGACTGTGCAGCGAGCACCCCTGGGCTACCACAAAGACCCCTTGGTGAAGACAGGCTCCTGGGAAGAAACCCAATTGCCAGGATTGATTCTGGAGGCAAAGATGAGACGAGGAAAGTGAGGCAGCGCTGGTGTCAGGGCACTGccggtgacactggcatcacttccagctccctgctaatgcgcctgggaaagcagcagcagatggcccgagtgcttggcccctgcacccacaccagaagcagctcctggctcccagctcctggcttcagaccagcccagctccagccactgtggccatttggggagtgaaccagcggatggaagaccccccccccccctctaactcttcctctcaaataaataaataaatcttaaaaaaaaaaagagtctagaAAAGGACCCTCCTACATGCACTTCCACTGTGACAAAGGTAGTACAGCAGAACAGACACTGCTGAGAGAAATGAGCCGGGGAAACccgccctgggggctgggagagctAGGACACGTCAGTGCTACTTTTTGTTTAACAGTTATCAGACTgttaaactgttaaaaaaaaatcctttggaagacctctctctctgtctctctcactgtccactctgcctgtcaaaaatttaaaaaaaaaataatcctttgAAACCAGAAAaagtaatacttgtacattttacAAATTCCAAAatcaggggtcagtgctgtggcacagcaggtaaagtcgccgcctgcagtgccagcatcccacatgggtgctggttcgagtcccggctgctcctcttccgatccagctctctgctatggcctaggaaagcagtggaagatggcccaggttcttgggcccctgcacccacatgggagacccggaagaagctcctggctcctggcttcggatcagcacagctctggccgttgtggccatctggggagtgacccagcagatgcaaggcttttctctctctctgcctctctgtaactctgcctttcaaataaacaaatcttaaacaaacaagaGAATCCAGTGttggaattaaaaaacattacaaaaataataGTATGCAGCAAATATTCCTGTAAtctcaataattatttattactGGTTTCCAATGTGTCCCGTCAGaattttctcaggcacattaaaagATGAAAGAAACCAACAGACCAAACATTAGAAGGCACGGTACACACTGTTctgtactttcttttcttttcctcccaatttgagagatggagagagacagacacatacatttcccatctgctggttcactcccagctgtctgcaatggcaggagtcagaactccatccaggtctcccacatgggtgggagccGCCTCCCAGggagggtctgcaatagcaggaagctggaatgggaagccagagatgggcatcaaacccaggacCTCCACGACAGGCTGGGGCCTGCTGTGCCATGCCTGCCCTGCACTCCCAGTGTTGAGAGCATTCACACAGTAGCTGTCGGGTTACCCATCCTGTTCAGCAGTTACACAGTATTTCCGCCTATGGGAATATTCTAAGTCACTTACAAAGACCCTGAAAAGACATTGTCTACATTGTTTCCAAGCTTCCATTATTAAAGTAACTGGATAACCAAAATCCTTGCACATGCACGGATAACTTCCTAAAAATGAGAAGAGGGggtgggtggtgctgtggcatagtggataaagcctctgcctgcagtgccggcatcccacatgggctctgggtcaagtcccggctgctccacttccgatccagctctctgctatggcctgggaaagcagtagaagatggcccaagtcctcggggccctgcacccacgtaggggacctgcaagaaactcctggcttcaaattgagcccagctccggccgttgtggccgtttgggaagtgaagcagagacttctctggctctacctgtctATAACtgccttccacataaataaataaatcatcaaaaaaaaaaaaaaaaaaaaaaaaaaaaagagaaagaaaaatgccagGTGCCCTTCAGAAAAATAGGTCAAAGAAATGTACTAACAATAATGaacagagaattgaaaataacaccagagctggccttgtggcatggtgggttaagctaccacctacaatgctgacatctcacatagacgccagttcatgtcccagctgctctacttccaatccagctccctgctaatggcctgggaaaagcagtggagaatggcccaagtgtttgggttcctgcctcctacatgggagacccagatgaagcttcccagctcctggctttggctcggctcagccctggccattgtgaagtgaaccagcagatgtaagatctctctctgtttctccttctctatgcaactctttcaaaaaatacataaatcttttaaaaaaaataaacacacaggaAAAGGTGATCAAACAGctataaaagacaaaaattaagtATCATTCTTCACCTGTCAACCTGGCAAAACCCCAAGGCTTTGGTCTGCTGGTGAGGCTGTGAGAAACGGTCGCTCTTGCACATGCGGTGGGAATGCTAACGAGCACAGGAATTTGAGTGTCTGCAACACTACAAGTGCTTTTGACCTGggaatgtttgtttgtttttttgttttttttttttttaatgattttttttttacttgcaagacagagtcctggggtggggtggagggcagggagagatcttccctctgctggttcactccctaaatgcatacaatggccaaggcagggccaagctgaagccaggagcctggaactccatctgggtctcccatgtgggttcagcccaaggacttggaccatcctccactgctttcccaggtgcactcaggaagctggatctgaagtagagtgcccgggacttgaaccagtgcccacacaggatgctggcattgcaggtggcagcttagcccactgcgccacagaaaCTGGACTTCTAGGAGTCTACCCCTGGGTGTGACTGCTGAGTGTGGAACGACATATGTTCGCAGATTGCAAACAACCCGATGTGTATCAATAGAGGACCGTAGTAACTAGCTAACATACACAACCATGTTCgaagaaaaagaatttctaaatTTTGCTGTGGAGGGGCTTGTAACACACGTAAGGTGAGAGGAGCAAGGTTCAAGCCTTTCTGTGTTGTTAAGTGCCTCAACGTCAGAAGGTGGGCTTCTAGATGCAGGCACTTATTTGCATGTGGTTAAAAAGAAACAGTGCAAGGGTAATCCAAAAGCACCAGAACCGTGTGAAGGGAAGTGGTGGGAAAGGAGACCTTTCTGAGTGGGTCTCGTCTTGGGTACTTCTTTGAATGATGCAGAATGACATCaaagagaaacacacaaacaTCCAAGACTTTACAACATACCAACAAATGACCATTATGTATCAATCTGGTGGTGAAACCAACCAACACTTAGCTCA harbors:
- the POM121 gene encoding nuclear envelope pore membrane protein POM 121 isoform X2, yielding MVCSPVTVRIAPPDSKLTRPPLPGQTVDAALASPAASAPDPCAKETVLNALKERKKRTVEEEDRQSPDGLENKRRRHDSSGSGHSAFEPLVANGVPASFVPKPGSLKRGLNPQNSDDHLNKRSRTSSVSSLTSTYTGGIPSSSRNAITSSYSSTRGFPQLWKKSGPTSSPFSSPASSRSQTPERPAKKTREEEMGHHSSSSPPLVTDKESQGERAADTATWKKQSPGSSPSTPGSSGQRKRKIQLLPSRRGEQLTLPPPPQLGYAVTAEDFDMEKKASLQWFNKVLEDTTDAASDSAPENPPSSQAPLTFSLPAPAPTAAAAAPPVPAATAASPASLPAPSANPLLESLKKMQSCPGPPAAPESAGAAATATPPPPKTPSPPAPASCSQAEPLAGTSSDSKPAAPLLGLSPAPAPTPVTDTPKAPAAPQAEPSPPPSTLLRALCSLPAQPPAPATPATPTAPTAPATTTASPMFKPMFVATPKSESEGPSPPGPPVTTAAAASAPAPTTTSASTLTFKPIFGSSGLPAPVPSATPFSFKQTTTAAATTAATAPLFTGLAAASSAAACVTTTSSADSAKPAFGFGVGGGTSTTASTAAQPFLFGAPPASAASFTPAVGSMFQFGKPAVPTSAAAATFGQSLPSAAHTAASSTAGFGGFGSLSTSAPAAPSQPTLTFSSTTTPAFNIPFGSSTKPAAPAYPGANPQPTFGAVEGQQPGAAKPALAPSFGSSFSFGNSAAPAPSAAPVLATGQPAFGSATQSSFGGLKATAAAFGAPASTQPAFGSTTAVFSFGAATPTTSSGTSSTVFGSTTPSPFTFGGPAAPAGGGGFGLSVATPGASSTSGAFSFGAGQSGATGTATPFGGALSQNSLGAPTQTNPFAFNMASTPESKPVFGGTSTPTFGQNASAPGVGASGSSLSFGASSTPTQGFVGVGAFGSAAPSFSIGAGSKTPGARQRLQARRQHTRKK
- the POM121 gene encoding nuclear envelope pore membrane protein POM 121 isoform X1; protein product: MSPAAAAAGGERRRPIASVRAGRGAGGGWGRGGPAWAALLGLSLLGLVLYLVPAAAALAWLAVGATAAWWGLSREPRGSRAVSSLVRNARRQRTLLASPPAKAAVNGDLLEPRTLLEGPDPAELLLMGSYLGKPGPPPAARAQEGRDLREKPGRSPPARAGAPAPPAPRTPQAYPSFSSPVLRPNRRPSYRDCGTLSNRFVITPRRRYPIQQAQYSALGVLPTVCWNGCPRKAVLSVRNSKMVCSPVTVRIAPPDSKLTRPPLPGQTVDAALASPAASAPDPCAKETVLNALKERKKRTVEEEDRQSPDGLENKRRRHDSSGSGHSAFEPLVANGVPASFVPKPGSLKRGLNPQNSDDHLNKRSRTSSVSSLTSTYTGGIPSSSRNAITSSYSSTRGFPQLWKKSGPTSSPFSSPASSRSQTPERPAKKTREEEMGHHSSSSPPLVTDKESQGERAADTATWKKQSPGSSPSTPGSSGQRKRKIQLLPSRRGEQLTLPPPPQLGYAVTAEDFDMEKKASLQWFNKVLEDTTDAASDSAPENPPSSQAPLTFSLPAPAPTAAAAAPPVPAATAASPASLPAPSANPLLESLKKMQSCPGPPAAPESAGAAATATPPPPKTPSPPAPASCSQAEPLAGTSSDSKPAAPLLGLSPAPAPTPVTDTPKAPAAPQAEPSPPPSTLLRALCSLPAQPPAPATPATPTAPTAPATTTASPMFKPMFVATPKSESEGPSPPGPPVTTAAAASAPAPTTTSASTLTFKPIFGSSGLPAPVPSATPFSFKQTTTAAATTAATAPLFTGLAAASSAAACVTTTSSADSAKPAFGFGVGGGTSTTASTAAQPFLFGAPPASAASFTPAVGSMFQFGKPAVPTSAAAATFGQSLPSAAHTAASSTAGFGGFGSLSTSAPAAPSQPTLTFSSTTTPAFNIPFGSSTKPAAPAYPGANPQPTFGAVEGQQPGAAKPALAPSFGSSFSFGNSAAPAPSAAPVLATGQPAFGSATQSSFGGLKATAAAFGAPASTQPAFGSTTAVFSFGAATPTTSSGTSSTVFGSTTPSPFTFGGPAAPAGGGGFGLSVATPGASSTSGAFSFGAGQSGATGTATPFGGALSQNSLGAPTQTNPFAFNMASTPESKPVFGGTSTPTFGQNASAPGVGASGSSLSFGASSTPTQGFVGVGAFGSAAPSFSIGAGSKTPGARQRLQARRQHTRKK